One region of Wyeomyia smithii strain HCP4-BCI-WySm-NY-G18 chromosome 3, ASM2978416v1, whole genome shotgun sequence genomic DNA includes:
- the LOC129730640 gene encoding collagenase-like → MKYTAVLVFLLLAVSVSAVKDKRVIGGSIATAGQFPYVAGLITRINILLSGQCSGSILSTRTILTSASCVSGIQDAVVVMGGLLLNDGNESGQLRVTATQFIIHNGYMEDTLDFDVALVILPIPISFTDTITAVRLPNRRQADASFLGQEGTFMGWGRFGDGTSNSEVLRFGTSRVITNIACTVSLVTETVLSEHICTAGTDDDEGHGSPCQGDSGAPLTILDTDGITTQIGVFSFHSILGCGSGRAAVFTRMSAYLNWIEDNSDVPIED, encoded by the exons ATGAAATATACTGCAGTTTTAGTATTTCTATTGCTGGCCGTTTCGGTTTCAGCTGTTAAGGATAAACGTGTTATTGGAGGTTCAATCGCTACGGCCGGGCAGTTTCCGTATGTCGCCGGATTGATCACTAGAATCAACATCCTGTTGTCAGGTCAATGTTCAGGATCGATTCTTTCAACGCGAACCATCCTCACTTCTGCGAGTTGTGTTTCAGG CATACAAGATGCAGTTGTGGTAATGGGTGGACTGTTGCTCAACGACGGAAACGAATCAGGTCAACTGCGTGTTACGGCAACACAATTCATTATTCATAATGGTTACATGGAAGATACTCTAGACTTCGATGTCGCTCTAGTCATTCTTCCGATTCCGATTTCCTTCACTGACACCATCACAGCGGTGCGTCTACCGAATCGCCGTCAAGCAGATGCTTCCTTCCTAGGACAAGAAGGAACATTTATGGGATGGGGCAGATTTGGTGACGGTACAAGCAATTCGGAAGTTCTGCGCTTCGGAACCTCACGGGTGATCACGAATATCGCTTGTACTGTGAGTTTGGTAACCGAAACCGTATTGAGTGAACACATTTGCACGGCCGGAACGGACGATGATGAAGGACACGGTTCACCTTGTCAGGGTGATAGTGGCGCACCGTTGACCATTCTTGATACCGATGGAATCACCACTCAGATTGGAGTCTTCTCGTTCCATTCGATTCTGGGATGCGGAAGTGGACGCGCCGCTGTTTTCACACGCATGTCTGCCTACCTCAACTGGATAGAGGACAATTCTGATGTTCCGATTGAAGACTGA